The genomic window TCATGCCGTGGAAGTAGCGCCCATAGGCCGCCTTGTCGGCCTTCATCGCCGAGGCGTAGTCGGTGACCTCGCCCTCGAGGAAGAACGGGGTGAACATCGAGCCGATGGACTGGATGCGCAGGGGCACGCCCGCGCGCAGCGACGCGCGCCGCAGGCCCTCGCACATGTAGTCGGCGAGCTGGGCCATGCGCTTGTACGGCGACTCGGAGTGGAGCAGGTCGAGCATCGCCGTGCCGGCCGCGACCGCGACCGGGTTGCCCGACAAGGTCCCGGCCTGGTACGCCGGACCCTCGGGAGAGATCACCGACATGACGTCGCGCCGGCCGCCGTAGGCGCCCATCGGCATGCCGCCGCCGATGATCTTGCCGAGCACGGTGAGGTCGGGCTTGATCTTGTAGAGGGTCTGCGCGCCGCCGTAGCAGACACGAAAGCCGGTGATGACCTCGTCGAAAATCAACAAGGCCTTCTCGCGCTTGGTGATGCGTCGCAGGCCTTCCAGGAAGCCCTTCGCCGGAAAGACGACTCCCATGTTCGCGGGAATGGGCTCGACGAAGATGGCCGCGATCTTCCCTTTGTTTTTCTTGAACGCGTTCTCCACCGCCGTTAAATCGTTAAACGGCACGACAACAGTCGTCGCCGCGAAGGACTTCGGCACCCCCGCGGAGTCCGGCACCCCCAAAGTCGTCGCGCCGGAGCCGGCCGCGACCAGCAGGCTGTCGAAATGTCCATGGTAGCAGCCCGCGAACTTGATGATCAGGTCGCGGCCGGTGAACGCGCGCGCGGCGCGCGCCGCGCTCATTCCCGCCTCGGTCCCGGAACTGGTCATGCGCAGCAGCTCGATCGACGGCAGCGCCTTCTTGATGCGCTCCGCCAGGTTCACCTCGGCCTGCGTCGCCGCGCCGAACGTCGAGCCGCGGGCGACCGCGTCCTGCGCCGCCCGCACGAGCTCGCGCCGGGCGTGGCCGAACATCAGAGGACCCCACGACAGGCAGAAGTCGAGGTACTCGCGGCCGTCGTCGGCCTTGAGGTACGCCCCGGACCCCGAGTTGACGAACAGCGGCGTGCCGCCGACCGACTTGAAGGCGCGCACCGGCGAGTTGACGCCGCCGACGAGCGACTGGCGCGCGCGGGCGAAGATCTTCTTCATGTCGGTCTGCTTCGGGTTCTTCTTCAGGCGAGCCATTTGGCGGCCTCCAGGGCGTAATAGGTCAGGATGAAGTCGGCGCCGGCGCGCTTGATCGACGTCAGCGACTCCAGGGCCATCTTCCGCTCGTCGACCCAACCGTTGGCGGCCGCGGCCTTGATCATCGCGAACTCGCCCGACACCTGATAGGCCGAGGTGGGCAGGCCGAACCGGACCTTCACCGCTTTCAGCACGTCGAGATAGGGCAAGGCGGGCTTGACCATCACCATGTCCGCCCCCTCCTCGACGTCGAGCGCCACCTCGCGCATCGCCTCGTCGAAGTTGGCCGGGTCCATCTGATAGCTCGAACGGTCGCCGAAGCTGGGCGGGGACTCGGCGGCCTCGCGGAAGGGCCCGTAAAAGGCGCTCGCGTACTTGGCCGCGTACGCGAGTATGGGCGTATCGCCGTAGCCGTGCTCGTCGAGGGACTTGCGGATCGCCGCGACCTGGCCGTCCATCATGCCCGAGGGCGCGATGACGTCGAAGCCGGCCTTCGCCTGCGAGGCGGCGGTCTTCGCGGAGAGCGCCAAGGTCGGGTCGTTGAGCACCTTGCCGTCCTTGACGACGCCGCAGTGGCCGTGGTCGGTGTACTCGCAGAAGCACAGGTCGGCGATCATCAGCAGGTTCGGGTGCTTGTCCTTGATCGCCTTCACCGCGTTCTGCACGATGCCGTCGTCGGCGTAGGCGCCGCTGGCCTTGCCGTCCTTCTTGTCGGGGATGCCGAACAGGATCAGGCCCGGGATGCCCTCGCGCACGGCGGCGTCGGCAGCCTTGACCGCCATGTCCACCGAGTACTGGTAGTGGCCGGGCATCGACGAGATCGGGCGCTTCTCCCCCTTGCCGGGGCGGATGAACAGGGGGAGCACGAAGTCCTTGGCGGTGAGATCCGTCTCCCGGATCAGGGCGCGAAGGGCGGGGCTGGAACGCAGGCGGCGAGGGCGCGTGACGGGGAAGCTCATAGGCCGCATTTTACATCATCGACGGCCGATTTCATCTGACGGGAGGCAAGCCCGGCTCAGCGGCCGAGCTTCTCGAAGGCCCGGCGCGCGTGCGCGGTCGCCATGAACTCCGCCCACACCGCTCCGGAGCGGGCGTTCTCCACCGCGAGCAGGATGGCGCCCTGGTCGATGCCGACGGCGTCCGGGGAGCGCCACAGGCCGTCGGCGTTGAAGCGCTCCCGCCAGCGCGGGTCGGTGTTGAAGGCGTCGGAGAAGCCGTAGCGCCCCCAGATCCGGTCGCCGTACTTCGCCTTCATGTGGCGCAGGGCCGCGACCGAGAGCGCCGGCGTGTGCGCCGCCGAGCCCCCCGCCGCCGCCGGGGCGACGGTCCCGTCGTGGATGATCGCGTCGGGGTAGGCGCCGTAGGG from Elusimicrobiota bacterium includes these protein-coding regions:
- the hemL gene encoding glutamate-1-semialdehyde 2,1-aminomutase, which codes for MKKIFARARQSLVGGVNSPVRAFKSVGGTPLFVNSGSGAYLKADDGREYLDFCLSWGPLMFGHARRELVRAAQDAVARGSTFGAATQAEVNLAERIKKALPSIELLRMTSSGTEAGMSAARAARAFTGRDLIIKFAGCYHGHFDSLLVAAGSGATTLGVPDSAGVPKSFAATTVVVPFNDLTAVENAFKKNKGKIAAIFVEPIPANMGVVFPAKGFLEGLRRITKREKALLIFDEVITGFRVCYGGAQTLYKIKPDLTVLGKIIGGGMPMGAYGGRRDVMSVISPEGPAYQAGTLSGNPVAVAAGTAMLDLLHSESPYKRMAQLADYMCEGLRRASLRAGVPLRIQSIGSMFTPFFLEGEVTDYASAMKADKAAYGRYFHGMIERGVYLPPAQWEAAFVSYAHTEKDLNFAIGAASEALKEI
- the hemB gene encoding porphobilinogen synthase; translation: MSFPVTRPRRLRSSPALRALIRETDLTAKDFVLPLFIRPGKGEKRPISSMPGHYQYSVDMAVKAADAAVREGIPGLILFGIPDKKDGKASGAYADDGIVQNAVKAIKDKHPNLLMIADLCFCEYTDHGHCGVVKDGKVLNDPTLALSAKTAASQAKAGFDVIAPSGMMDGQVAAIRKSLDEHGYGDTPILAYAAKYASAFYGPFREAAESPPSFGDRSSYQMDPANFDEAMREVALDVEEGADMVMVKPALPYLDVLKAVKVRFGLPTSAYQVSGEFAMIKAAAANGWVDERKMALESLTSIKRAGADFILTYYALEAAKWLA